One part of the Chloroflexota bacterium genome encodes these proteins:
- the mgrA gene encoding L-glyceraldehyde 3-phosphate reductase — translation MVDLPATERPPFVAAHDRYASMTYRRTGRSGLDLPAISLGLWHNFGEDRPLATQRAIVRRAFDLGVTHFDLANNYGPPYGSAEENFGRILASDLRPYRDELVISTKAGWDMWSGPYGFLGSRKYLLASLDQSLARMGLDYVDIFYSHRFDADTPLEETMGALDAAVRAGKARYVGISSYSAERTQEAIAILRALGTPLLIHQPSYSMLNRWVEGGLVDVLGREGVGCIAFSPLAQGLLTDRYLSGIPAASRATRGSSFSSDMLSEANLAKVRALNEIARRRGQSLAQMAIAWVLRDPRVTSTVVGASSVAQLEDSLRALERLDLDPDELSEIDRHATESEINLWVGPSTA, via the coding sequence ATGACCTATCGCCGGACCGGCCGAAGCGGCCTGGACCTGCCGGCCATCTCGCTCGGCCTGTGGCACAACTTCGGAGAGGACCGGCCGCTCGCCACGCAGCGGGCGATCGTGCGGCGCGCCTTCGACCTGGGTGTCACCCATTTCGACCTCGCCAACAACTACGGCCCGCCGTACGGCTCGGCGGAGGAGAACTTCGGCCGGATCCTCGCCTCCGACCTGCGGCCCTACCGCGATGAGCTCGTCATCTCCACCAAGGCCGGCTGGGACATGTGGTCGGGGCCGTACGGCTTCCTCGGCTCGCGCAAGTACCTCCTCGCGAGTCTCGACCAGAGCCTCGCCCGGATGGGCCTCGACTACGTTGACATCTTCTACTCGCACCGGTTCGACGCGGACACGCCGCTCGAGGAGACGATGGGCGCGCTCGATGCGGCGGTCCGCGCGGGCAAGGCGCGTTACGTCGGCATCTCGTCGTACTCGGCCGAGCGGACCCAGGAGGCGATCGCGATCCTCCGCGCGCTCGGCACGCCATTGCTCATCCACCAGCCCTCGTACTCGATGCTCAACCGCTGGGTGGAGGGTGGCCTCGTGGACGTCCTCGGCCGCGAGGGCGTGGGCTGCATCGCGTTCTCACCGCTCGCCCAGGGCCTCCTGACGGACCGCTACCTCTCCGGCATACCGGCCGCCTCGCGGGCGACGCGCGGCAGCTCCTTCTCCTCCGACATGCTCAGCGAGGCGAACCTCGCCAAGGTCCGGGCGCTCAACGAGATCGCGCGGAGGCGTGGCCAATCGCTCGCCCAGATGGCGATCGCCTGGGTCCTCCGCGACCCGCGGGTGACCTCGACGGTCGTGGGGGCGAGCTCGGTCGCGCAGCTGGAGGACAGCCTGCGGGCGCTCGAGCGGCTCGATCTCGACCCGGACGAGTTGAGCGAGATAGACCGGCATGCGACGGAGAGCGAGATCAACCTCTGGGTCGGCCCGAGCACCGCGTGA